One genomic window of Sporosarcina ureae includes the following:
- a CDS encoding biotin transporter BioY produces the protein MTIATERRPVSRFSALTIVYSGMFAALMMIGANITSFVPFLVVGGVPITLQTFFAILSGLLLGSRLGALSMTVYMLIGLAGAPVFAKFSGGFGQILSPTFGFILTFILIAYVAGKIVERKHTMSAFITAALVATAINYILGTSWMYFAYKMWAAAPDVFTYKIAWLWMMPPLPKDLTLAVLSGVFAFRMSKHLKVRRTL, from the coding sequence ATGACAATAGCAACAGAGAGACGACCGGTAAGTAGATTTAGCGCATTAACTATTGTCTACAGTGGGATGTTCGCAGCGTTAATGATGATTGGAGCGAATATTACATCCTTCGTGCCGTTTTTAGTAGTTGGTGGAGTACCCATCACATTGCAAACATTTTTCGCAATCTTATCAGGACTATTACTTGGCAGTCGTCTAGGTGCGTTATCGATGACGGTTTATATGTTAATAGGGCTAGCGGGCGCGCCGGTTTTTGCTAAATTTTCTGGAGGCTTCGGTCAGATCTTGAGTCCGACGTTTGGCTTTATTCTCACATTTATTCTGATCGCTTATGTAGCGGGAAAGATTGTAGAGCGAAAACACACCATGTCTGCTTTTATTACCGCAGCATTGGTCGCTACAGCAATCAACTATATACTAGGCACAAGTTGGATGTATTTTGCGTACAAGATGTGGGCTGCTGCACCCGACGTGTTTACCTATAAGATTGCTTGGCTATGGATGATGCCTCCACTGCCGAAAGATTTAACTCTTGCTGTATTGTCAGGCGTATTCGCGTTTAGAATGTCAAAACACTTGAAAGTGAGGCGTACGTTATAA